The Amycolatopsis viridis genome window below encodes:
- a CDS encoding glycosyltransferase family 2 protein yields the protein MPASKDSTALTIMDSHSPVADYENLGDAFAFAAARPPRRGPDPRVTIVVPAKNEAANLREVLPELPPVHEVLVVDADTGDGTPQVAREVRPGVRVIKQTRRGKGNALACGFLAASGDVIVMFDADGSADPAEIPRFVEALTGGADFAKGTRFAPGGGSHDITHLRAAGNAGLNRLSNTLFSAGFTDLCYGYNAFWRDLVASLNLPPVFAPAGEEMLWGDGFEIETVINCRMAALGLWITEVPSVERRRLHGETNLRTFADGGRVLRTLMAEWQRVGRQRRRRRFGLFSPEPVAGIAAPLALETGAPEA from the coding sequence GTGCCCGCCAGCAAGGACAGCACGGCGTTGACGATCATGGATTCGCACAGTCCCGTCGCCGATTACGAGAACCTCGGCGACGCGTTCGCCTTCGCCGCCGCGCGCCCGCCCCGCCGCGGTCCCGACCCGCGTGTCACGATCGTGGTGCCGGCGAAGAACGAGGCGGCGAACCTGCGCGAGGTCCTGCCCGAGCTGCCGCCCGTGCACGAGGTGCTGGTCGTCGACGCCGACACCGGGGACGGCACCCCGCAGGTGGCGCGGGAGGTACGCCCGGGCGTCCGGGTGATCAAGCAGACCCGCCGCGGCAAGGGCAATGCGCTGGCCTGTGGTTTTCTCGCCGCGTCCGGCGACGTGATCGTGATGTTCGACGCCGACGGCTCGGCCGACCCGGCGGAGATCCCGCGGTTCGTGGAGGCGCTCACCGGCGGTGCCGACTTCGCCAAGGGCACCCGCTTCGCCCCAGGTGGCGGCAGCCACGACATCACCCACCTCCGTGCCGCGGGGAACGCCGGGCTCAACCGCCTGTCCAACACGCTGTTCAGCGCCGGGTTCACCGATCTCTGTTACGGCTACAACGCGTTCTGGCGCGATCTGGTTGCCTCGCTGAACCTGCCGCCGGTGTTCGCGCCTGCCGGTGAGGAGATGCTGTGGGGGGACGGCTTCGAGATCGAGACCGTCATCAACTGCCGGATGGCCGCGCTGGGCCTGTGGATCACCGAGGTGCCCAGCGTCGAGCGGCGCCGCCTGCACGGCGAGACCAACCTGCGTACCTTCGCCGACGGCGGCCGGGTGCTGCGCACCCTGATGGCCGAGTGGCAGCGGGTCGGCCGGCAGCGCCGCCGCCGCCGGTTCGGCCTGTTCAGCCCCGAGCCGGTCGCGGGCATCGCGGCCCCGCTCGCGCTGGAAACGGGGGCGCCGGAAGCATGA
- a CDS encoding lipopolysaccharide biosynthesis protein, translating to MTVGRETAPGKGMVADGLALSASAAITALAGMIGWVLAARLLPAAEVGDTSAFVSGFLLVAGIAELGLGPAILRWLPRAGAHRPRLLLRTYLSVLAGGVVGSLVFVLVPAGAEVVDRVPAGAAWFLVAGIGWTLFQFQDAVLTALGLARWVPVENSAFSVARLGLLAGLGAVAGALGLVLSWAVPTLIGVVVVTVLVARSVRRTSPGLAPGVLPDRREVLRLLAPSYPAMVCVVVLYNLVPLIVLHRFGAEANAVFFVVWTAINALDVAATAFVNPLVVRLSAEPGHARSLVTGAGKRLALVFVPLLAVGALLAWVMLAIFGPEYTAGAGLLRVLLAAQVPRLVVVLGVAVHLAAGRGAGVALLQAVTAASAVLLALLVPAESGFGVGMLVVQAVIAAAVLVDLRRRLSGVRP from the coding sequence ATGACGGTCGGCAGGGAGACGGCCCCGGGGAAGGGCATGGTGGCCGACGGCCTGGCGCTGTCGGCCTCGGCCGCGATCACCGCCCTCGCCGGGATGATCGGCTGGGTGCTGGCCGCGCGGCTGCTGCCCGCCGCGGAGGTGGGCGACACCTCGGCGTTCGTGTCCGGGTTCCTGCTGGTGGCCGGCATCGCCGAACTCGGACTCGGCCCGGCGATCCTGCGCTGGCTGCCGCGCGCCGGGGCGCACCGGCCGCGGCTGCTGTTGCGGACCTACCTGTCCGTGCTGGCCGGTGGCGTGGTGGGTTCGCTCGTGTTCGTCCTCGTGCCGGCCGGGGCGGAGGTCGTGGACCGGGTCCCCGCCGGCGCCGCCTGGTTCCTGGTTGCCGGGATCGGCTGGACCCTGTTCCAGTTCCAGGACGCGGTGCTCACCGCGCTCGGCCTGGCCCGCTGGGTCCCGGTGGAGAACAGCGCGTTCAGCGTGGCGCGGCTGGGCCTGCTGGCCGGGCTGGGCGCGGTCGCCGGCGCGCTCGGGCTGGTGTTGTCGTGGGCCGTGCCGACGCTGATCGGCGTCGTGGTCGTGACGGTTCTCGTCGCCCGGTCGGTGCGCCGCACCTCCCCGGGCCTCGCGCCGGGCGTGCTGCCGGACCGGCGCGAGGTGCTGCGGCTGCTCGCGCCGTCCTACCCGGCCATGGTGTGCGTGGTCGTGCTCTACAACCTGGTGCCGCTGATCGTGCTGCACCGCTTCGGCGCCGAGGCCAACGCCGTCTTCTTCGTGGTCTGGACCGCGATCAACGCGCTCGACGTGGCGGCGACCGCGTTCGTCAACCCGCTCGTGGTGCGGCTGTCCGCCGAACCCGGGCACGCCCGCTCGCTGGTCACCGGCGCGGGCAAGCGCCTCGCGCTCGTCTTCGTGCCCCTGCTCGCCGTCGGTGCGCTGCTGGCGTGGGTGATGCTCGCGATCTTCGGCCCGGAGTACACCGCCGGCGCCGGCCTGCTGCGCGTGCTGCTCGCGGCCCAGGTGCCGCGCCTGGTCGTGGTGCTGGGGGTGGCGGTGCACCTGGCCGCCGGCCGCGGCGCGGGGGTGGCGCTGCTGCAGGCCGTCACCGCCGCTTCCGCCGTGCTGCTCGCGCTGCTGGTGCCGGCCGAATCCGGGTTCGGCGTCGGCATGCTCGTCGTCCAGGCGGTGATCGCCGCGGCGGTGCTGGTGGACCTGCGGCGCCGGCTGTCCGGGGTGCGCCCGTGA
- a CDS encoding glycosyltransferase family 2 protein yields MSAASVSVCIPAYQAGRYVAGTVRSVLSQTFEDFEVVVLDNASSDATPEIVRGFADPRVRVLRNDRVLPLAENWNRAVAESRGRYVKLLCADDLLHPDCLRRQYEVLATDPGIALVCARRDMIDETGAVLAANRGLRGLVGRHEPDAVIRKVVRHGGNPLGEPGGALFRREQFDAVGGWDPGWKFPMDLALWIRLLGHGAFYGQPESLAAFRIAPGTLSAQAGRAEYAEQRALSEDLASDPVWGVRPVDRLVGSAMAPWARLRRVALFLMARSQGARN; encoded by the coding sequence GTGAGCGCGGCCTCGGTTTCCGTGTGCATCCCGGCATACCAGGCCGGGCGATACGTCGCCGGCACCGTCCGCAGCGTCCTGTCGCAGACCTTCGAGGACTTCGAAGTCGTCGTGCTGGACAACGCCTCGAGCGACGCGACCCCGGAGATCGTGCGGGGTTTCGCGGACCCCCGGGTGCGTGTGCTCCGCAACGACCGGGTGCTGCCGCTGGCCGAGAACTGGAACCGCGCCGTCGCCGAGTCCAGGGGGCGCTACGTGAAGCTGCTGTGCGCCGACGACCTGCTGCACCCGGACTGCCTGCGCCGCCAGTACGAGGTGCTCGCCACCGATCCGGGGATCGCGCTGGTCTGCGCGCGCCGCGACATGATCGACGAAACCGGCGCGGTGCTCGCCGCGAACAGGGGGTTGCGCGGGCTGGTGGGCCGGCACGAACCGGACGCGGTGATCCGCAAGGTCGTGCGGCACGGCGGCAACCCGCTGGGCGAACCGGGGGGCGCGCTGTTCCGCCGCGAGCAGTTCGACGCCGTCGGCGGCTGGGACCCGGGCTGGAAGTTCCCGATGGACCTCGCGCTGTGGATCCGCCTGCTGGGTCACGGGGCCTTCTACGGCCAGCCGGAGTCCCTGGCCGCGTTCCGCATCGCGCCGGGCACGTTGTCGGCGCAGGCGGGGCGGGCCGAGTACGCCGAGCAGCGGGCGCTGTCCGAGGACCTGGCGAGCGACCCGGTGTGGGGGGTGCGGCCGGTGGACCGGCTGGTCGGTTCGGCGATGGCGCCGTGGGCGCGGTTGCGGCGGGTGGCCCTGTTCCTGATGGCCCGCAGCCAGGGGGCGCGTAACTAG
- a CDS encoding acyltransferase produces MSETRTLGRRLRDQVHIELWATTVGAFVNGVLGSALMPRPLRLLGYRALGARVRSGNIFPGLRIYGALRNVEIGRRTFLNAECYLEALGPITIGEACQFGPQVMIVTSHHRTLPDGRVSRVAEARPVVIGDRVWVGARAQILPGVRIADDSVIAAGAVVARDCPVPGVYAGVPARLVRETAVVTEPA; encoded by the coding sequence GTGAGCGAGACCCGGACCCTGGGACGCCGGCTGCGCGATCAGGTCCACATCGAGCTGTGGGCGACGACGGTCGGCGCGTTCGTCAACGGGGTGCTCGGCAGCGCGCTGATGCCGCGACCGCTGCGGCTGCTCGGCTATCGCGCGCTCGGCGCCCGCGTGCGCTCCGGCAACATCTTCCCCGGGCTGCGCATCTACGGCGCGCTGCGCAACGTCGAGATCGGCCGCCGCACGTTCCTCAACGCCGAGTGCTACCTGGAGGCCCTCGGCCCGATCACCATCGGCGAGGCGTGCCAGTTCGGCCCGCAGGTCATGATCGTCACCTCGCACCACCGGACCCTGCCCGACGGCCGCGTGTCCCGCGTCGCGGAGGCCAGGCCGGTGGTGATCGGCGACCGGGTGTGGGTCGGCGCGCGTGCCCAGATCCTGCCCGGGGTGCGCATCGCCGACGACTCGGTGATCGCCGCCGGTGCGGTCGTGGCCCGCGACTGCCCGGTGCCCGGGGTCTACGCCGGGGTGCCGGCCCGCCTGGTCCGCGAGACGGCCGTCGTCACGGAGCCCGCGTGA
- a CDS encoding glycosyltransferase produces MTSFDTSVVICAYTEGRWADLAAAVASARDQSVPPREIIVVIDHNPELERRAAAEFVGVTVVPSTGRRGLSGARNTAVALAKGEIIAFLDDDAEAAPDWLEQLLAGYRDRDVLAVGGAARPRWPGGRRPAKLPAGRGSVTGELDWVVGCTYTGQPTAEEPVRNLMGCNMSFRREAFTLAGPFAEDLGRIGRTPLGCEETELCIRLRQAHPGARIVFRPQAVVRHRVTPDRTTWAYLRHRGWGEGLSKAYVSRLVGSEAALATERDYLSRIIPAAVVRELGWLALGRTAGASGVLGLVTVVSATAAGYLRGKVQVRPPRPRPVPSLVHGPIHIATVDARTAPEELPVPERPVGRYRAAQVLVRDGDRTVDVLLLPVERGVVRLPKPATAPAPRRRPEVTRPPVSVVIPTAYRKRQAVVSARAALQAGYPDLEVIVVDNLPRLPGGDDGLRGEVEALGARYVVEPRQGVSVARNTGARLARHDLIAFVDENITVEPGWFDAVTEEFAADPSVGCVTSLVLPASLETDAEVLFERLKGYSNAVRWQRIDRDTAREDPLYPLSMARYGPGSCATWRREVFEELGGFDPLLGAGTPTMAGEDLDLFVRLAQAGGAVVHTPHAVARHIHRADWLELRERMRGYGVGLAAMLMLSVRRRPVTAFSILRRVPRGVARLAARTPELPLSDRAARSRLRQLRRDERLGLLGGAGALVRARRVGGTGRP; encoded by the coding sequence ATGACCTCGTTCGACACCAGCGTGGTGATCTGCGCCTACACCGAGGGCCGCTGGGCGGATCTGGCGGCGGCGGTCGCCTCGGCCCGCGACCAGTCGGTGCCGCCCCGCGAGATCATCGTGGTCATCGATCACAACCCGGAACTGGAGCGGCGGGCCGCCGCCGAGTTCGTCGGGGTCACGGTGGTGCCCAGCACCGGACGGCGGGGCCTGTCCGGCGCCCGCAACACCGCCGTGGCGCTCGCCAAGGGCGAGATCATCGCGTTCCTCGACGACGACGCCGAGGCCGCACCGGACTGGCTGGAACAGCTGCTGGCCGGCTACCGCGACCGGGACGTACTGGCCGTCGGCGGGGCGGCCCGGCCACGCTGGCCCGGTGGGCGGCGGCCGGCGAAACTGCCCGCCGGGCGCGGGTCGGTCACCGGTGAGCTGGACTGGGTGGTCGGCTGCACCTACACCGGTCAGCCCACCGCGGAGGAACCGGTGCGGAACCTGATGGGCTGCAACATGTCCTTCCGCCGCGAGGCGTTCACGCTCGCCGGCCCGTTCGCCGAGGACCTGGGCCGCATCGGGCGCACCCCGCTGGGCTGCGAGGAGACCGAGCTGTGCATCCGGCTGCGCCAGGCGCATCCCGGCGCGCGGATCGTGTTCCGGCCGCAGGCCGTGGTGCGCCACCGCGTCACCCCGGACCGCACCACCTGGGCCTACCTGCGCCACCGGGGCTGGGGCGAGGGACTGTCCAAGGCGTACGTCTCGCGGCTGGTCGGCAGCGAGGCCGCGCTGGCCACCGAGCGGGACTACCTGAGCCGGATCATTCCCGCGGCCGTGGTCCGCGAGCTCGGTTGGCTCGCCCTCGGCCGGACGGCCGGCGCCTCCGGCGTGCTCGGGCTGGTGACCGTGGTGTCCGCGACCGCGGCCGGCTACCTGCGTGGCAAGGTCCAGGTCCGCCCGCCCCGGCCGCGCCCCGTGCCGTCGCTGGTGCACGGCCCGATCCACATCGCCACGGTCGACGCGCGCACCGCACCCGAGGAACTGCCCGTGCCGGAGCGGCCGGTGGGCCGGTACCGGGCCGCGCAGGTGCTCGTCCGCGACGGCGACCGCACCGTGGACGTGCTGCTGCTGCCGGTCGAGCGGGGCGTCGTTCGGCTGCCGAAACCGGCCACCGCGCCCGCCCCGCGGCGGCGCCCGGAGGTCACCCGGCCGCCGGTCAGCGTGGTCATCCCGACGGCCTACCGCAAGCGGCAGGCCGTCGTCAGCGCCCGGGCGGCGCTCCAGGCCGGCTATCCGGACCTCGAGGTGATCGTCGTGGACAACCTGCCGCGGCTGCCCGGTGGCGACGACGGGCTGCGTGGCGAGGTGGAGGCGCTGGGCGCCCGCTACGTGGTCGAGCCGCGCCAGGGCGTCAGCGTCGCGCGCAACACCGGCGCCCGCCTCGCCCGCCACGACCTGATCGCGTTCGTCGACGAGAACATCACCGTGGAGCCCGGCTGGTTCGACGCGGTCACCGAGGAGTTCGCCGCCGACCCGTCGGTGGGCTGCGTGACCTCGCTGGTGCTGCCGGCCAGCCTGGAGACCGACGCGGAGGTCCTGTTCGAACGGCTCAAGGGCTACAGCAACGCGGTGCGGTGGCAGCGCATCGACCGTGACACCGCCCGCGAGGACCCGCTCTACCCGCTGTCCATGGCGCGTTACGGCCCGGGCAGCTGCGCGACCTGGCGGCGCGAGGTGTTCGAGGAGCTCGGCGGGTTCGACCCGCTGCTCGGCGCGGGCACGCCGACGATGGCGGGGGAGGACCTGGACCTGTTCGTGCGGCTGGCCCAGGCCGGCGGTGCGGTGGTGCACACCCCGCACGCCGTGGCCCGGCACATCCACCGCGCGGACTGGCTGGAGCTGCGCGAGCGGATGCGCGGCTACGGCGTCGGCCTGGCCGCGATGCTGATGCTGTCCGTGCGGCGCCGCCCGGTCACCGCGTTCTCGATCCTGCGCCGGGTACCGCGCGGCGTGGCGCGGCTCGCGGCCCGCACCCCCGAACTCCCGCTGTCCGACCGGGCCGCCCGGTCCCGGTTGCGCCAGCTGCGCCGCGACGAACGCCTCGGTCTGCTCGGCGGTGCCGGTGCGCTGGTGCGGGCCCGGCGCGTGGGCGGAACCGGCCGCCCCTGA
- a CDS encoding glycoside hydrolase family 16 protein yields MARRVVILVACVILVGVAVLAVRVTSGRFSGGDWPTVRTQAPSTALVTPDRSGEAAADYGWRLVAQDDFDGRRVNTADWEVYAGRNPVSGETLSADQCVVRDGILTLVGNGDDTAATCGIAWRADRTYGRWEVRARFPAPADPDFNPVLLLWPESDTNTDGEIDFAEIYDPARQYVESFLHGPGNTAAGQTRKSPFDITGWHNYALEWQPDHVTCYIDGVAWATYGRPGTIPDQPMHLVIQQNHNRHKAAAPIRSTAEIDWVRLYE; encoded by the coding sequence GTGGCGCGTCGCGTAGTCATCCTGGTCGCCTGCGTAATCCTGGTGGGTGTGGCCGTCCTCGCCGTCCGGGTGACCTCGGGCCGCTTCAGCGGCGGCGACTGGCCGACGGTGCGCACCCAGGCGCCGAGCACGGCGCTGGTCACCCCGGACCGCTCAGGCGAGGCCGCCGCCGACTACGGCTGGCGGCTCGTCGCGCAGGACGACTTCGACGGCCGCCGGGTGAACACCGCCGACTGGGAGGTCTACGCCGGGCGGAACCCGGTGTCCGGGGAGACGCTGAGCGCGGACCAGTGCGTGGTCCGCGACGGCATCCTCACCCTGGTCGGCAACGGTGACGACACCGCCGCGACCTGCGGTATCGCCTGGCGCGCCGACCGCACCTACGGCCGGTGGGAGGTCCGTGCGCGCTTCCCGGCTCCGGCGGACCCCGACTTCAACCCGGTTCTGCTGCTGTGGCCGGAGAGCGACACCAACACCGACGGCGAGATCGACTTCGCCGAGATCTACGATCCGGCGCGGCAGTACGTGGAGAGCTTCCTGCACGGCCCGGGCAACACCGCCGCCGGGCAGACCAGGAAGTCCCCCTTCGACATAACCGGGTGGCACAACTACGCCCTCGAATGGCAGCCCGACCACGTCACCTGCTACATCGACGGCGTGGCCTGGGCGACCTACGGCAGGCCCGGGACCATCCCGGACCAGCCGATGCACCTGGTCATCCAGCAGAACCACAACCGGCACAAGGCCGCGGCCCCGATCCGCAGCACCGCGGAGATCGACTGGGTGCGTCTCTACGAGTGA
- a CDS encoding NAD-dependent epimerase/dehydratase family protein has translation MRVLLTGHQGYLGSVMAPVLRAAGHEVLGLDSGLFAACVLGPPPDDPPGEPVDLRDVPAARLSGVDAVIHLAALSNDPLGALAPELTYEINHTASVQLAKLAKDAGVRRFLYASTCSVYGAAGDDLVTEDAPLRPVTPYAESKVRVEDDLHDLADSGFSPVYLRNATAFGFSPRLRADIVLNNLVGHAVLTGQVRVLSDGTPWRPLVHAHDIATAFAAALTAPTEAVHDRAFNVGTEVNNLTVRQIAESVVSAVPGSQLLITGEAGPDPRSYRVDFSRIRQALPGYRAEWTVDAGARELAGHYTRHGLTRDAFAQRYTRLAWLKAEQARGALAADLRRQPT, from the coding sequence ATGCGCGTCCTGCTGACCGGGCACCAGGGATACCTGGGATCGGTGATGGCGCCGGTCCTGCGCGCGGCCGGCCACGAGGTGCTCGGCCTCGACTCCGGCCTGTTCGCCGCGTGCGTGCTCGGTCCGCCGCCCGACGACCCGCCGGGCGAGCCGGTCGACCTGCGGGACGTCCCCGCCGCCCGGCTGTCCGGGGTGGACGCGGTGATCCACCTGGCGGCGCTGTCCAACGACCCGCTCGGCGCGCTAGCGCCGGAACTGACCTACGAGATCAACCACACGGCGTCGGTGCAGCTGGCGAAACTCGCCAAGGACGCCGGTGTGCGCCGGTTCCTCTACGCCTCGACCTGCTCGGTCTACGGCGCGGCGGGGGACGACCTGGTGACCGAGGACGCGCCGCTGCGCCCGGTCACCCCGTACGCGGAGTCGAAGGTGCGGGTCGAGGACGACCTGCACGACCTGGCCGACTCCGGGTTCAGCCCGGTGTACCTGCGCAACGCGACGGCCTTCGGGTTCTCGCCGCGGCTGCGCGCCGACATCGTGCTGAACAACCTGGTGGGCCACGCCGTGCTCACCGGGCAGGTGCGGGTGCTCTCCGACGGCACGCCCTGGCGGCCGCTGGTGCACGCGCACGACATCGCCACCGCCTTCGCGGCGGCGCTCACCGCCCCCACCGAGGCGGTGCACGACCGGGCGTTCAACGTGGGCACCGAGGTCAACAACCTGACGGTGCGCCAGATCGCCGAGTCCGTGGTCAGCGCGGTGCCGGGCTCGCAGCTGCTGATCACCGGCGAGGCCGGTCCCGACCCGCGCTCCTACCGGGTGGACTTCTCCCGGATCCGGCAGGCGCTCCCCGGATACCGGGCGGAGTGGACGGTGGACGCCGGCGCGCGTGAACTGGCCGGGCACTACACCCGCCACGGCCTCACCCGGGACGCCTTCGCGCAGCGCTACACCCGGCTGGCGTGGCTGAAGGCCGAACAGGCCCGCGGCGCACTGGCCGCCGACCTGCGAAGACAACCGACCTGA
- a CDS encoding glucose-1-phosphate cytidylyltransferase → MKVVLFCGGYGMRMRNGPADDVPKPMQLVGPRPLLWHVMRYYAHFGHTEFILCLGYGARHIKDFFLTYTETASNDFVLRDGRVELLSTDISDWSITFVHTGIESPIGERLRRVREHVAGEEMFLANYADVLTDAPLDVMVANLAESDAGASMMVVPPQSSFHCVEFRDGSNRVAGISSASRLPLWENAGYFVLRQEIFDHIPENGDLVEDGCAALAEKDRLIAYPYRGFWQPADTFKERAALDAAYESGARPWMLWEQPSAIPAGVR, encoded by the coding sequence ATGAAGGTGGTGCTGTTCTGCGGTGGCTACGGCATGCGCATGCGCAACGGGCCCGCGGACGACGTCCCGAAGCCGATGCAGCTGGTCGGCCCGCGGCCGCTGCTGTGGCACGTGATGCGCTACTACGCGCACTTCGGGCACACCGAGTTCATCCTGTGCCTGGGCTACGGCGCCCGGCACATCAAGGACTTCTTCCTCACCTACACCGAGACCGCGTCCAACGACTTCGTGCTGCGCGACGGGCGGGTGGAGCTGCTGTCCACCGACATCAGCGACTGGTCGATCACCTTCGTGCACACCGGCATCGAGTCGCCGATCGGTGAGCGGCTGCGCCGGGTCCGGGAGCACGTCGCGGGCGAGGAGATGTTCCTCGCGAACTACGCCGACGTGCTCACCGACGCCCCGCTCGACGTGATGGTCGCCAACCTGGCGGAGTCCGATGCGGGCGCGTCGATGATGGTGGTGCCGCCGCAGTCGTCGTTCCACTGCGTGGAGTTCCGCGACGGCTCCAACCGGGTCGCCGGGATCAGCTCGGCGAGCCGGCTGCCGCTGTGGGAGAACGCCGGCTACTTCGTGCTGCGGCAGGAGATCTTCGACCACATCCCGGAAAACGGCGACCTGGTCGAGGACGGCTGCGCGGCACTGGCCGAAAAGGACCGGCTCATCGCCTACCCCTACCGCGGGTTCTGGCAGCCGGCCGACACGTTCAAGGAACGGGCCGCGCTCGACGCGGCCTACGAAAGCGGCGCGCGGCCCTGGATGCTGTGGGAGCAGCCGTCCGCGATCCCGGCGGGGGTGCGGTGA
- a CDS encoding malonic semialdehyde reductase, which yields MTSTASLADLLHLPPDVQNLLFREARTANSFADEPVGEEQIQAIYDLVKWAPTSMNTQPLRALVVRTEEGKQRLLPHMSEGNRAKTASAPVTVVLAADTDFHEKLPRTFPHKPGAKDLFSGDESARERVARLNALLQVGYFIVGVRAAGLAAGPMTGFDAAGIDREFFADRTWKSLVVVNIGKPGENPWFDRLPRLDYDEVTDTV from the coding sequence ATGACCTCGACCGCCAGCCTCGCCGACCTCCTGCACCTGCCGCCGGACGTGCAGAACCTGTTGTTCCGCGAGGCTCGCACCGCGAACTCGTTCGCCGACGAGCCCGTCGGTGAGGAGCAGATCCAGGCGATCTACGACCTGGTGAAGTGGGCGCCGACGTCGATGAACACCCAGCCGCTGCGTGCGCTGGTCGTCCGCACCGAGGAGGGCAAGCAACGGCTGCTGCCGCACATGTCCGAGGGCAACCGCGCCAAGACTGCGAGCGCCCCGGTGACCGTGGTGCTGGCCGCCGACACCGACTTCCACGAGAAGCTGCCCCGCACGTTCCCGCACAAGCCGGGCGCGAAGGACCTCTTTTCCGGGGACGAGAGCGCCCGTGAGCGCGTGGCGCGGCTCAACGCGCTGCTGCAGGTCGGCTACTTCATCGTCGGCGTCCGCGCCGCCGGGCTGGCGGCCGGTCCGATGACCGGCTTCGACGCCGCCGGGATCGACCGCGAGTTCTTCGCCGACCGCACCTGGAAGTCCCTGGTCGTGGTCAACATCGGCAAGCCGGGCGAGAACCCGTGGTTCGACCGGCTGCCCCGGCTGGACTACGACGAGGTGACCGACACCGTCTGA